In Nocardioides sp. WS12, the DNA window CGTCGACGGCATGTTCGAAGAGATCGGCGATATTCAAGGCCACGATCCGAGACTAGAACACGTTTCACTTTTTCGCTAGCGTGGTTCACATGTCCCCCACCGAAGACGCTGCCAACGACCGTGGACCCGACTGCCTGGTCGAGCAGGACGGTCACAAGCTGATCGTCACGATGAACCGTCCCGAGCGCCGCAATGCGCTCTCCGGCGACATGTTGCGCATCATGGAAGCGGCCTGGGACCGGGTGAACGAAGACCCCGAGATCCGCGTCTGCATCCTCACCGGCGCCGGCGGCTACTTCTGCGCCGGCATGGACCTGCAGGCAGCCGAGAAGAAGCCGCCGTCGGAGGCCTTCGAGTCCGGCGCGTATGACCCGACCGTCATCAAGGGCCTGCTCAAGGGCTTCCGGCTGACCAAGCCGCTGATCGCGGCCGTGGAGGGTCCGGCGATCGCCGGTGGCACCGAGATCCTGCAGGGCACCGACATCCGGGTCGCCGGTGAATCCGCGAAGTTCGGCGTCTCGGAAGCGCGCTGGAGCCTGTACCCGATGGGCGGCTCGGCGGTCCGACTCCCCCGCCAGATCCCGTACACCGTGGCAGCGGAGCTTCTCCTGACCGGACGCACGCTGCTCGCCCCGGA includes these proteins:
- a CDS encoding crotonase/enoyl-CoA hydratase family protein — encoded protein: MSPTEDAANDRGPDCLVEQDGHKLIVTMNRPERRNALSGDMLRIMEAAWDRVNEDPEIRVCILTGAGGYFCAGMDLQAAEKKPPSEAFESGAYDPTVIKGLLKGFRLTKPLIAAVEGPAIAGGTEILQGTDIRVAGESAKFGVSEARWSLYPMGGSAVRLPRQIPYTVAAELLLTGRTLLAPEAKELGLIGHVVPDGQALAKAHELADMVAANGPIAVQAILKTMRDSEGKHEEDCWADDAKVGAPVFSSEDAKEGPRAFLEKRKPDFKGR